A section of the Acidobacterium capsulatum ATCC 51196 genome encodes:
- a CDS encoding PAS domain-containing protein, whose protein sequence is MIALDALLELVEQPQRAAGAPRLAEKVGATHLCIFIRDPEFGRFLPALGFPQRLPDGLAWKSFLADVAEGTQTQANLISPFTAKQTPVSARLITPDTLSVLFGERTLADAHTLLAPALRLSGALYLEEMRTSLSEVGAALARRTAQEARKAAATLNGVHEQLASTLHHTRQLAGHVHRYQQQLELACRISGLGAWEMDATTRMVTLSPQSAAQLGLPPQPTHHHLNSFLRALHTEDRNAVEDTFAAMLLSPEEHSVRFRLLSPTGSLRCIELRGMLIESAHEDTRTLIGFTRNVARTAPMLTGAV, encoded by the coding sequence GTGATCGCGCTCGATGCATTGCTCGAACTCGTCGAACAGCCGCAGCGCGCGGCCGGTGCGCCGCGCCTGGCGGAAAAGGTCGGCGCCACGCATCTCTGCATCTTCATTCGTGACCCTGAATTTGGCCGCTTCCTGCCTGCGCTTGGCTTTCCGCAGCGCCTGCCCGATGGCCTCGCGTGGAAGTCTTTTCTAGCCGATGTCGCCGAGGGAACGCAGACACAGGCCAATCTCATCTCGCCCTTCACGGCAAAGCAAACGCCGGTCTCCGCGCGTCTCATCACGCCGGACACGCTCAGCGTGCTCTTTGGCGAACGCACTCTCGCGGACGCGCACACCCTGCTCGCTCCCGCGCTCCGCTTGAGCGGCGCGCTCTATCTCGAAGAAATGCGCACCAGCCTCTCAGAAGTTGGCGCGGCGCTGGCCCGCCGCACCGCGCAGGAAGCGCGCAAGGCAGCTGCCACGCTCAACGGTGTCCACGAGCAGTTGGCCTCGACGCTGCATCACACGCGGCAACTTGCCGGTCACGTCCACCGGTATCAGCAGCAGCTTGAGCTCGCCTGCCGCATCTCTGGTCTCGGCGCGTGGGAGATGGATGCCACCACGCGCATGGTGACGCTCTCGCCGCAGTCCGCGGCCCAGCTCGGCCTGCCGCCGCAGCCCACGCACCACCATCTCAATTCGTTCCTGCGCGCCCTGCACACTGAGGATCGCAATGCCGTCGAGGACACATTCGCGGCCATGCTGCTCTCTCCGGAAGAGCACAGCGTGCGCTTTCGCCTGCTCTCCCCGACCGGCTCGCTTCGATGCATCGAATTGCGCGGCATGCTCATCGAGTCAGCGCACGAGGATACCCGCACCCTCATCGGCTTCACCCGCAACGTCGCCCGAACAGCACCCATGCTCACGGGCGCGGTCTAG
- a CDS encoding alpha/beta hydrolase: protein MRLLLAAALLAFSPALFAQSPAWSPAPGHTTLHLWPHGAPGEPAHPAPEVNTTTAKSDLVAGRTVIRLGNVSDPTLTLYKPRHNSGAAILVFPGGAYQVLAIDLEGTEVCHWVNSIGVNCILVKYRVPDTGPYPRSAAALQDAQRAMGLVREHAATWHIDPHRIGVLGFSAGAHLSAALSTHFQKRLYAPVDAADQLSCRPDFEMLIYPGWLALAEKHMEPNPSLPVTANTPTAFLVQAEDDPVHVENVIEYFLALKHAGVPAEMHVYAKGGHGYGLRPTPVSVSIHDMPPTSTTPLPITHWPSLAATWLHTIGVLK from the coding sequence ATGCGCCTCCTGCTCGCCGCCGCACTCCTCGCCTTTTCGCCCGCACTCTTCGCGCAGTCCCCGGCCTGGTCGCCTGCGCCCGGCCACACCACGCTGCATCTGTGGCCCCACGGCGCGCCAGGAGAACCCGCCCATCCCGCGCCTGAAGTCAACACCACCACAGCCAAGAGCGATCTCGTCGCCGGGCGCACCGTCATCCGTCTAGGGAATGTCTCTGACCCCACGCTCACGCTCTACAAGCCCAGGCACAACTCCGGCGCGGCCATTCTCGTCTTCCCCGGCGGCGCCTATCAGGTGCTCGCCATCGATCTGGAAGGTACGGAGGTCTGCCACTGGGTCAACTCTATCGGCGTGAACTGCATTCTGGTGAAATACCGCGTGCCTGACACCGGTCCCTACCCTCGCTCTGCCGCAGCCCTGCAGGACGCGCAGCGCGCCATGGGCCTTGTTCGCGAACACGCCGCAACCTGGCACATCGACCCGCATCGCATCGGCGTGCTCGGCTTTTCTGCCGGAGCGCACCTGAGCGCCGCCCTCAGCACTCACTTCCAGAAGCGTCTCTATGCTCCCGTGGACGCGGCCGATCAGCTCAGTTGCCGCCCTGATTTTGAAATGCTCATCTACCCCGGCTGGCTTGCACTGGCTGAAAAGCACATGGAGCCGAACCCCAGCCTGCCCGTCACCGCAAACACTCCGACCGCCTTTCTCGTGCAGGCCGAGGATGACCCCGTCCACGTCGAAAACGTCATCGAATACTTTCTCGCGCTTAAACATGCCGGCGTTCCCGCCGAGATGCATGTGTACGCCAAAGGTGGCCACGGCTACGGACTCCGCCCAACGCCAGTCTCCGTGTCCATCCACGACATGCCGCCCACCAGCACCACGCCGTTGCCCATCACCCACTGGCCGAGCCTCGCCGCCACCTGGCTGCATACCATCGGCGTGCTGAAGTAG